Proteins encoded by one window of Lutibacter sp. A64:
- a CDS encoding aspartate dehydrogenase domain-containing protein, which yields MKTHTFAIAGCGKLAHIVVDALLKDLLPNYKLIASYSRTYEKAKEISSKIDASKTGYSCKACSSFKELLALKPDYIVETASPSAFKEWVLPALKNGSSIITLSIGGLADATFYKKVAQTALENNTRVHLASGAIGGFDMLRTVSLMEESEVTFTTKKGPNSLKNTEVYDASLQTETREVFKGDAKEAIALFPTRVNVSVAAALASVGPENLKVSINSIPNFMGDDHRIEIKSQQIHAVVDVYSKTAQIAGWSVVNTMRNIVSPIVF from the coding sequence ATGAAAACACATACATTTGCCATTGCAGGCTGCGGAAAATTGGCCCACATTGTTGTGGATGCCTTATTAAAAGATTTATTACCAAACTATAAATTAATTGCTAGTTACTCAAGAACTTATGAGAAAGCTAAAGAGATTTCTAGTAAGATAGATGCTTCAAAAACTGGGTATTCTTGTAAAGCATGTAGTAGTTTTAAAGAATTGCTAGCGCTTAAACCAGATTATATTGTTGAAACTGCATCGCCATCAGCATTTAAAGAGTGGGTGTTACCTGCTTTAAAAAATGGTTCGTCCATTATAACACTGTCTATTGGTGGACTTGCAGATGCAACATTTTATAAAAAAGTAGCGCAAACAGCTTTAGAAAATAATACACGTGTACATTTAGCTTCGGGTGCTATTGGAGGTTTTGATATGTTAAGAACTGTATCTCTAATGGAAGAAAGTGAAGTTACTTTTACTACTAAAAAAGGTCCAAACTCTTTAAAAAACACTGAAGTGTACGATGCTAGTTTACAAACCGAAACGCGCGAAGTTTTTAAAGGAGATGCTAAAGAAGCAATTGCGCTTTTTCCAACACGAGTTAATGTATCCGTTGCTGCTGCATTAGCCTCTGTAGGTCCTGAAAATTTAAAGGTTTCTATAAATTCAATTCCAAATTTTATGGGCGATGATCATCGTATTGAAATAAAAAGCCAGCAAATTCATGCAGTTGTTGATGTGTATAGCAAAACTGCACAAATTGCTGGTTGGAGTGTAGTAAATACAATGCGAAATATAGTTTCGCCTATTGTTTTTTAA
- a CDS encoding NAD(P)-dependent oxidoreductase → MFKKLVGIEPLELISSANKKLESFTETLILHEDQPSSAAEIVKRIGDADGVLLSHRSNLGRDILEQCPNIKYIGMCCSLYSPESANVDILYANSKGIIVKGVRDYGDEGVVEYVISELVRCLHGIGHKSDGSIRKPWSTIPREITGLKVGIVGLGKSGGMIADALRFLGAEISYFARSEKEAATAKGYRFLPLKQLLSENEVIICCLNKNTILLHEEEFEHLGNRKILFNTGLSPAWDAAPFEKWYKGDNAVYCDTLGALGNASILKHPNVNCLQVSTGRTQQAFVRLSEKVLANITNYFKKQ, encoded by the coding sequence ATGTTTAAAAAACTTGTAGGAATAGAGCCATTAGAATTAATTTCTTCGGCAAATAAAAAATTAGAATCTTTTACAGAAACACTTATTTTACATGAAGATCAACCTTCTAGTGCAGCAGAAATTGTAAAACGCATTGGAGATGCAGATGGTGTTTTATTAAGTCACCGATCAAATTTAGGTCGCGATATTTTAGAACAATGTCCAAATATAAAATACATTGGTATGTGTTGCTCTTTATATTCACCTGAAAGCGCCAATGTAGATATTTTGTATGCCAATTCTAAAGGTATTATAGTAAAAGGAGTACGAGATTATGGTGATGAGGGTGTTGTAGAATATGTAATAAGTGAGTTAGTACGCTGCTTACATGGCATTGGTCATAAATCCGATGGTAGTATAAGAAAACCTTGGAGTACTATTCCTCGTGAAATTACGGGACTTAAAGTTGGTATTGTTGGACTTGGTAAATCAGGAGGTATGATTGCTGATGCTTTGCGTTTTTTAGGTGCAGAAATCAGTTATTTTGCTCGTAGCGAAAAAGAAGCTGCAACAGCAAAAGGTTATCGTTTTTTACCTTTAAAACAATTACTTTCTGAAAATGAAGTAATTATATGTTGCTTAAATAAAAATACAATTTTATTACATGAGGAAGAATTTGAACATTTAGGAAATCGTAAAATTTTATTCAATACAGGCTTGTCTCCTGCTTGGGATGCTGCACCTTTTGAAAAATGGTACAAAGGTGATAACGCTGTTTATTGTGATACGCTTGGGGCGTTAGGAAATGCATCCATTTTAAAACACCCCAACGTAAATTGTTTACAAGTTTCAACTGGTAGAACCCAACAAGCTTTTGTACGTTTAAGCGAAAAAGTGTTGGCAAATATCACTAACTATTTTAAAAAACAATAG